A single Anopheles arabiensis isolate DONGOLA chromosome 2, AaraD3, whole genome shotgun sequence DNA region contains:
- the LOC120906832 gene encoding vasodilator-stimulated phosphoprotein-like: MVVNTIGAVIPRAVDRSQLVQNRFNPSYASGGLELTMPLAPGYGSPYDLSPGGSPFYSGHSFGHHPVHSLVAAGDGSQGYGMKFSSSGDGYGASAHGSSGGYDYHPPPPPHPPPPPPPHHQSPPPSIIHSLPPLWPGPPSHGGKSGKGKGAALSALTLLAFLYFLNLLQSCLKDHMETMNPTVMVMTAGATRRKDIAASLEQGSASVEDAPRAGSNTGPDADAIERYEGLSHRYQLLTTSNGTRNPFATHPDRSERPQTTRGRKKPSAATSSSKRKPSMHYPGSDWYDRN, translated from the coding sequence ATGGTGGTGAACACGATCGGTGCCGTCATTCCGCGAGCCGTCGATCGCAGTCAGCTCGTACAGAATCGCTTCAACCCGTCGTACGCATCCGGCGGGCTAGAACTGACCATGCCGCTCGCACCGGGCTACGGCTCACCGTACGACCTTTCGCCCGGTGGCTCTCCGTTCTATTCGGGCCACTCGTTCGGTCATCATCCGGTGCATTCGCTCGTTGCTGCCGGCGATGGTTCGCAAGGGTACGGGATGAAGTTTAGCTCGTCGGGCGACGGGTACGGGGCCAGCGCACACGGTAGCTCCGGCGGATACGATTACCACCCACCACCGCCCCCTCatcctccaccaccgccaccgccgcacCATCAATCACCGCCACCGTCCATCATTCACTCGCTGCCGCCACTGTGGCCGGGCCCACCATCACACGGCGGCAAGTCGGGCAAGGGCAAAGGGGCTGCACTGTCCGCGCTCACGCTGCTGGCGTTCCTGTACTTTCTCAACCTGCTGCAAAGCTGCCTCAAGGACCACATGGAAACAATGAACCCCACCGTAATGGTCATGACGGCCGGTGCAACACGGCGCAAGGACATTGCGGCGAGTCTGGAGCAGGGATCGGCCTCGGTCGAGGATGCACCCCGGGCAGGATCAAACACCGGCCCGGACGCGGATGCTATCGAGCGTTACGAAGGGCTGTCACACCGCTACCAGCTGCTTACCACCTCCAACGGCACGCGCAATCCCTTCGCCACGCACCCGGACCGTTCGGAGCGTCCACAGACGACACGCGGTAGAAAAAAGCCTTCTGCAGCTACAAGCTCTTCGAAACGGAAGCCATCGATGCACTACCCCGGAAGTGATTGGTACGATCGAAACTAG